The Argentina anserina chromosome 3, drPotAnse1.1, whole genome shotgun sequence genome includes a region encoding these proteins:
- the LOC126788248 gene encoding ribosomal RNA-processing protein 17, protein MAAEKAEALAIPATAPCGRYINKRALKNKAIAFTFNEKDLCDFVSGFHKRKKKRRKEAEKQQGEALRRKLLELRKKRKLEKELALFGGAPPAAAEGEEDENVEGDASQEEDEDSEPDAPISGTTTYDNDEIKVTVTTSEISQEEEVHPVKKPEAVVPETVGAYKKHNVPVSKKKPLKKVGKRKSGPKMQKKRDKRKGKEKGSKRR, encoded by the exons ATGGCAGCAGAAAAGGCTGAAGCCTTGGCGATTCCGGCCACCGCTCCCTGCGGCCGGTACATTAACAAGAGGGCTTTGAAAAACAAGGCCATCGCCTTCACTTTCAACGAGAAAGATCTCTG CGACTTTGTGTCTGGGTTTcacaagaggaagaagaagagaagaaaggaAGCTGAGAAGCAGCAAGGGGAGGCTTTAAGGCGTAAGCTTCTTGAGCTCCGGAAAAAG AGGAAACTAGAAAAGGAATTGGCTCTCTTTGGTGGAGCTCCACCAGCTGCTGCCGAGGGAGAAGAGGATGAGAATGTTGAGGGAGATGCGAGccaggaggaagatgaagacAGTGAGCCAGATGCACCAATTTCTG GTACAACAACTTATGACAATGATGAAATAAAAGTCACAGTGACAACAAGCGAGATCTCTCAGGAAGAGGAAGTCCATCCAGTTAAGAAGCCAGAGGCTGTAGTGCCCGAAACAGTTGGAGCTTATAAAAAGCACAATGTTCCAGTGAGCAAAAAGAAGCCTTTGAAGAAAGTTGGAAAACGCAAATCAGGGCCAAAGatgcaaaagaaaagagaTAAAAGGAAGGGAAAGGAAAAGGGCTCAAAGAGGCGCTAG